The following are encoded together in the Panicum virgatum strain AP13 chromosome 6K, P.virgatum_v5, whole genome shotgun sequence genome:
- the LOC120639276 gene encoding transcription factor MYC2-like translates to MDVLELELELVRPASTTCSSPSPASIFSTAGHHHQEPGFVSSEALERWLGMDDSMLDDGPLLEDGGDEASQAPGNEERLSGRLPAAPPAPKRRGRKPGPRSKGTAAVTHVEAERQRRDKLNRLFCDLRAAVPTVSRMDKASLLADAAAYIAQLRGRVAQLEAENKLAAAAAAAAPVQENLEVRMVGSEAAELRLTTAARHAPARFMLALRWLDLPVQHASVCLVGGMTVQNAVVDVPAAVLRDERALRAALLHRLQQTG, encoded by the coding sequence ATGGATGTGCTTGAGCTTGAGCTTGAGCTTGTGCGTCCCGCCTCCACCACCTGCAGCTCTCCCTCCCCGGCCTCCATCTtctccaccgccggccaccaccaccaggaaCCCGGCTTCGTGTCCAGCGAGGCCCTGGAGCGATGGCTGGGGATGGACGACTCCATGCTGGACGATGGGCCCCTGCTGGAAGACGGGGGCGACGAGGCCTCGCAGGCCCCGGGCAACGAAGAACGACTGTCCGGCCGGCTGCCGGCGGCACCACCTGCGCCCAAGAGGCGCGGCCGGAAGCCCGGGCCGCGGAGTAAAGGCACGGCGGCCGTCACCCACGTGgaggcggagcggcagcggcgggacaAGCTCAACCGCCTCTTCTGCGATCTCCGGGCCGCCGTGCCCACCGTGTCGCGGATGGACAAGGCGTCCCTCCTCGCCGACGCGGCCGCCTACATCGCCCAGCTCCGCGGCCGCGTCGCCCAGCTCGAGGCCGAGAACAAGCTTGCCgcggcggctgccgccgccgcccccgtgcAGGAGAACCTGGAGGTGCGGATGGTcgggagcgaggcggcggagctgcgcCTGACGACCGCGGCGCGCCATGCCCCCGCGCGCTTCATGCTCGCTCTCCGCTGGCTGGATCTGCCGGTGCAGCACGCGAGCGTGTGCCTCGTCGGCGGCATGACCGTGCAGAACGCCGTCGTGGAcgtgcccgccgccgtgctgcggGACGAGCGCGCCCTCCGCGCAGCATTGTTACACCGGCTGCAGCAGACCGGCTAG